In Oncorhynchus keta strain PuntledgeMale-10-30-2019 chromosome 19, Oket_V2, whole genome shotgun sequence, a single genomic region encodes these proteins:
- the LOC118398217 gene encoding uncharacterized protein LOC118398217 isoform X2, which produces MGCIGSRTITYICVEKRARNAVSIYTADAVPVRKDGEQLSMEDTTSILPRLKRNSSAYGIGALAKSSLTGVSRSMKDKVTKPTAMASGKVAHMIEWQSWNTPSTGTEGTVVAKIPTSQREKDRRRESEMYSELSEGEKEARFTAGLMAQFALSEATLLGWRSMEEDSLCAGSNQGSVAHLSETNQESITSRDQATHHSSADVWPNTYVAQGLYCLSSSDAWEPISNDPSGVASPAAYIMAGGGGGTPGEGYGEADSVGGYIQQQSQQLTLQQQSQLQLQQLQQIQLYQHQQLMLYQQQQTMEHRLHSANHSLQATPNSTIHSLGLPTHPRLADLWGSAQVEIVGQMSGPMGDMVGGVVETLGEEPEEESECISEQQEEEETKEDEITLTLEPTLTPSPLREDATPIGGTSPQRARPESMGERIPFVVTPCIVQSLEEKDEEVAEGPIVAVAIN; this is translated from the exons CTCTCGATGGAGGACACCACTTCCATCCTGCCTCGTCTGAAGAGGAACTCCAGCGCCTACGGGATCGGTGCTCTGGCTAAGTCCTCACTGacag GCGTGTCCCGTTCCATGAAGGATAAAGTGACAAAGCCCACTGCCATGGCCTCGGGCAAGGTGGCTCACATGATCGAATGGCAGAGCTGGAACACACCATCCACTGGGACTGAAGGGACTGTGGTCGCCAAAATCCCAACCTCGCAACGCGAaaaggataggaggagggagagtgaaatGTACAGTGAACTCAGTGAAGGAGAAAAGGAAGCCCGCTTCACCGCAG GATTAATGGCACAATTTGCCTTATCGGAGGCTACTCTGCTGGGCTGGAGATCTATGGAGGAAGACAGCCTTTGTGCTGGCTCCAACCAAGGCAGTGTGGCACACCTCAGTGAGACCAACCAGGAGAGCATCACCAGCAGAG ATCAGGCGACCCATCACTCCTCGGCCGACGTGTGGCCCAACACCTACGTCGCCCAGGGCCTCTATTGCCTCTCCTCCTCCGACGCCTGGGAGCCAATCAGCAACGATCCATCGGGCGTGGCCTCGCCGGCCGCCTACATCATGGCGGGTGGGGGCGGAGGGACGCCCGGTGAGGGCTACGGCGAGGCGGACAGCGTGGGGGGCTACATCCAGCAGCAGTCCCAACAGCTCACCCTGCAGCAGCAGAGCCAGCTGCAGCTCCAGCAGCTGCAGCAGATCCAGCTGTACCAGCACCAGCAGCTAATGCTCTACCAACAGCAACAG ACAATGGAACACAGACTACACAGTGCAAACCACTCCCTCCAAGCCACGCCCAACAGCACCATCCACAGTCTGGGCCTGCCCACTCACCCTCGCCTGGCTGACCTATGGGGATCCGCGCAGGTGGAGATTGTCGGACAGATGAGCGGGCCAATGGGTGACATGGTTGGGGGTGTGGTTGAGACCTTGGGGGAGGAgccagaggaggagagtgaaTGCATCTCAGAgcaacaggaagaggaggagactaAG GAAGATGAGATTACGTTAACCTTGGAGCCAACTTTGACCCCGTCGCCGCTTAGAGAAGACGCCACCCCGATTGGAGGCACCAGTCCACAACGAGCACGCCCAGAATCAATGGGAGAGCGCATACCCTTTGTGGTCACACCCTGCATAGTCCAATCGTTGGAGGAGAAGGATGAAGAGGTGGCGGAGGGGCCTATTGTTGCCGTGGCAATCAATTGA
- the LOC118398217 gene encoding uncharacterized protein LOC118398217 isoform X1, whose protein sequence is MGCIGSRTITYICVEKRARNAVSIYTADAVPVRKDGEQLSMEDTTSILPRLKRNSSAYGIGALAKSSLTGVSGVSRSMKDKVTKPTAMASGKVAHMIEWQSWNTPSTGTEGTVVAKIPTSQREKDRRRESEMYSELSEGEKEARFTAGLMAQFALSEATLLGWRSMEEDSLCAGSNQGSVAHLSETNQESITSRDQATHHSSADVWPNTYVAQGLYCLSSSDAWEPISNDPSGVASPAAYIMAGGGGGTPGEGYGEADSVGGYIQQQSQQLTLQQQSQLQLQQLQQIQLYQHQQLMLYQQQQTMEHRLHSANHSLQATPNSTIHSLGLPTHPRLADLWGSAQVEIVGQMSGPMGDMVGGVVETLGEEPEEESECISEQQEEEETKEDEITLTLEPTLTPSPLREDATPIGGTSPQRARPESMGERIPFVVTPCIVQSLEEKDEEVAEGPIVAVAIN, encoded by the exons CTCTCGATGGAGGACACCACTTCCATCCTGCCTCGTCTGAAGAGGAACTCCAGCGCCTACGGGATCGGTGCTCTGGCTAAGTCCTCACTGacaggtgtgtcag GCGTGTCCCGTTCCATGAAGGATAAAGTGACAAAGCCCACTGCCATGGCCTCGGGCAAGGTGGCTCACATGATCGAATGGCAGAGCTGGAACACACCATCCACTGGGACTGAAGGGACTGTGGTCGCCAAAATCCCAACCTCGCAACGCGAaaaggataggaggagggagagtgaaatGTACAGTGAACTCAGTGAAGGAGAAAAGGAAGCCCGCTTCACCGCAG GATTAATGGCACAATTTGCCTTATCGGAGGCTACTCTGCTGGGCTGGAGATCTATGGAGGAAGACAGCCTTTGTGCTGGCTCCAACCAAGGCAGTGTGGCACACCTCAGTGAGACCAACCAGGAGAGCATCACCAGCAGAG ATCAGGCGACCCATCACTCCTCGGCCGACGTGTGGCCCAACACCTACGTCGCCCAGGGCCTCTATTGCCTCTCCTCCTCCGACGCCTGGGAGCCAATCAGCAACGATCCATCGGGCGTGGCCTCGCCGGCCGCCTACATCATGGCGGGTGGGGGCGGAGGGACGCCCGGTGAGGGCTACGGCGAGGCGGACAGCGTGGGGGGCTACATCCAGCAGCAGTCCCAACAGCTCACCCTGCAGCAGCAGAGCCAGCTGCAGCTCCAGCAGCTGCAGCAGATCCAGCTGTACCAGCACCAGCAGCTAATGCTCTACCAACAGCAACAG ACAATGGAACACAGACTACACAGTGCAAACCACTCCCTCCAAGCCACGCCCAACAGCACCATCCACAGTCTGGGCCTGCCCACTCACCCTCGCCTGGCTGACCTATGGGGATCCGCGCAGGTGGAGATTGTCGGACAGATGAGCGGGCCAATGGGTGACATGGTTGGGGGTGTGGTTGAGACCTTGGGGGAGGAgccagaggaggagagtgaaTGCATCTCAGAgcaacaggaagaggaggagactaAG GAAGATGAGATTACGTTAACCTTGGAGCCAACTTTGACCCCGTCGCCGCTTAGAGAAGACGCCACCCCGATTGGAGGCACCAGTCCACAACGAGCACGCCCAGAATCAATGGGAGAGCGCATACCCTTTGTGGTCACACCCTGCATAGTCCAATCGTTGGAGGAGAAGGATGAAGAGGTGGCGGAGGGGCCTATTGTTGCCGTGGCAATCAATTGA
- the LOC118398217 gene encoding protein FAM131B-like isoform X4 encodes MGCIGSRTITADAVPVRKDGEQLSMEDTTSILPRLKRNSSAYGIGALAKSSLTGVSRSMKDKVTKPTAMASGKVAHMIEWQSWNTPSTGTEGTVVAKIPTSQREKDRRRESEMYSELSEGEKEARFTAGLMAQFALSEATLLGWRSMEEDSLCAGSNQGSVAHLSETNQESITSRDQATHHSSADVWPNTYVAQGLYCLSSSDAWEPISNDPSGVASPAAYIMAGGGGGTPGEGYGEADSVGGYIQQQSQQLTLQQQSQLQLQQLQQIQLYQHQQLMLYQQQQTMEHRLHSANHSLQATPNSTIHSLGLPTHPRLADLWGSAQVEIVGQMSGPMGDMVGGVVETLGEEPEEESECISEQQEEEETKEDEITLTLEPTLTPSPLREDATPIGGTSPQRARPESMGERIPFVVTPCIVQSLEEKDEEVAEGPIVAVAIN; translated from the exons CTCTCGATGGAGGACACCACTTCCATCCTGCCTCGTCTGAAGAGGAACTCCAGCGCCTACGGGATCGGTGCTCTGGCTAAGTCCTCACTGacag GCGTGTCCCGTTCCATGAAGGATAAAGTGACAAAGCCCACTGCCATGGCCTCGGGCAAGGTGGCTCACATGATCGAATGGCAGAGCTGGAACACACCATCCACTGGGACTGAAGGGACTGTGGTCGCCAAAATCCCAACCTCGCAACGCGAaaaggataggaggagggagagtgaaatGTACAGTGAACTCAGTGAAGGAGAAAAGGAAGCCCGCTTCACCGCAG GATTAATGGCACAATTTGCCTTATCGGAGGCTACTCTGCTGGGCTGGAGATCTATGGAGGAAGACAGCCTTTGTGCTGGCTCCAACCAAGGCAGTGTGGCACACCTCAGTGAGACCAACCAGGAGAGCATCACCAGCAGAG ATCAGGCGACCCATCACTCCTCGGCCGACGTGTGGCCCAACACCTACGTCGCCCAGGGCCTCTATTGCCTCTCCTCCTCCGACGCCTGGGAGCCAATCAGCAACGATCCATCGGGCGTGGCCTCGCCGGCCGCCTACATCATGGCGGGTGGGGGCGGAGGGACGCCCGGTGAGGGCTACGGCGAGGCGGACAGCGTGGGGGGCTACATCCAGCAGCAGTCCCAACAGCTCACCCTGCAGCAGCAGAGCCAGCTGCAGCTCCAGCAGCTGCAGCAGATCCAGCTGTACCAGCACCAGCAGCTAATGCTCTACCAACAGCAACAG ACAATGGAACACAGACTACACAGTGCAAACCACTCCCTCCAAGCCACGCCCAACAGCACCATCCACAGTCTGGGCCTGCCCACTCACCCTCGCCTGGCTGACCTATGGGGATCCGCGCAGGTGGAGATTGTCGGACAGATGAGCGGGCCAATGGGTGACATGGTTGGGGGTGTGGTTGAGACCTTGGGGGAGGAgccagaggaggagagtgaaTGCATCTCAGAgcaacaggaagaggaggagactaAG GAAGATGAGATTACGTTAACCTTGGAGCCAACTTTGACCCCGTCGCCGCTTAGAGAAGACGCCACCCCGATTGGAGGCACCAGTCCACAACGAGCACGCCCAGAATCAATGGGAGAGCGCATACCCTTTGTGGTCACACCCTGCATAGTCCAATCGTTGGAGGAGAAGGATGAAGAGGTGGCGGAGGGGCCTATTGTTGCCGTGGCAATCAATTGA
- the LOC118398217 gene encoding protein FAM131B-like isoform X3, giving the protein MGCIGSRTITADAVPVRKDGEQLSMEDTTSILPRLKRNSSAYGIGALAKSSLTGVSGVSRSMKDKVTKPTAMASGKVAHMIEWQSWNTPSTGTEGTVVAKIPTSQREKDRRRESEMYSELSEGEKEARFTAGLMAQFALSEATLLGWRSMEEDSLCAGSNQGSVAHLSETNQESITSRDQATHHSSADVWPNTYVAQGLYCLSSSDAWEPISNDPSGVASPAAYIMAGGGGGTPGEGYGEADSVGGYIQQQSQQLTLQQQSQLQLQQLQQIQLYQHQQLMLYQQQQTMEHRLHSANHSLQATPNSTIHSLGLPTHPRLADLWGSAQVEIVGQMSGPMGDMVGGVVETLGEEPEEESECISEQQEEEETKEDEITLTLEPTLTPSPLREDATPIGGTSPQRARPESMGERIPFVVTPCIVQSLEEKDEEVAEGPIVAVAIN; this is encoded by the exons CTCTCGATGGAGGACACCACTTCCATCCTGCCTCGTCTGAAGAGGAACTCCAGCGCCTACGGGATCGGTGCTCTGGCTAAGTCCTCACTGacaggtgtgtcag GCGTGTCCCGTTCCATGAAGGATAAAGTGACAAAGCCCACTGCCATGGCCTCGGGCAAGGTGGCTCACATGATCGAATGGCAGAGCTGGAACACACCATCCACTGGGACTGAAGGGACTGTGGTCGCCAAAATCCCAACCTCGCAACGCGAaaaggataggaggagggagagtgaaatGTACAGTGAACTCAGTGAAGGAGAAAAGGAAGCCCGCTTCACCGCAG GATTAATGGCACAATTTGCCTTATCGGAGGCTACTCTGCTGGGCTGGAGATCTATGGAGGAAGACAGCCTTTGTGCTGGCTCCAACCAAGGCAGTGTGGCACACCTCAGTGAGACCAACCAGGAGAGCATCACCAGCAGAG ATCAGGCGACCCATCACTCCTCGGCCGACGTGTGGCCCAACACCTACGTCGCCCAGGGCCTCTATTGCCTCTCCTCCTCCGACGCCTGGGAGCCAATCAGCAACGATCCATCGGGCGTGGCCTCGCCGGCCGCCTACATCATGGCGGGTGGGGGCGGAGGGACGCCCGGTGAGGGCTACGGCGAGGCGGACAGCGTGGGGGGCTACATCCAGCAGCAGTCCCAACAGCTCACCCTGCAGCAGCAGAGCCAGCTGCAGCTCCAGCAGCTGCAGCAGATCCAGCTGTACCAGCACCAGCAGCTAATGCTCTACCAACAGCAACAG ACAATGGAACACAGACTACACAGTGCAAACCACTCCCTCCAAGCCACGCCCAACAGCACCATCCACAGTCTGGGCCTGCCCACTCACCCTCGCCTGGCTGACCTATGGGGATCCGCGCAGGTGGAGATTGTCGGACAGATGAGCGGGCCAATGGGTGACATGGTTGGGGGTGTGGTTGAGACCTTGGGGGAGGAgccagaggaggagagtgaaTGCATCTCAGAgcaacaggaagaggaggagactaAG GAAGATGAGATTACGTTAACCTTGGAGCCAACTTTGACCCCGTCGCCGCTTAGAGAAGACGCCACCCCGATTGGAGGCACCAGTCCACAACGAGCACGCCCAGAATCAATGGGAGAGCGCATACCCTTTGTGGTCACACCCTGCATAGTCCAATCGTTGGAGGAGAAGGATGAAGAGGTGGCGGAGGGGCCTATTGTTGCCGTGGCAATCAATTGA
- the LOC118398217 gene encoding protein FAM131B-like isoform X5, whose product MEDTTSILPRLKRNSSAYGIGALAKSSLTGVSGVSRSMKDKVTKPTAMASGKVAHMIEWQSWNTPSTGTEGTVVAKIPTSQREKDRRRESEMYSELSEGEKEARFTAGLMAQFALSEATLLGWRSMEEDSLCAGSNQGSVAHLSETNQESITSRDQATHHSSADVWPNTYVAQGLYCLSSSDAWEPISNDPSGVASPAAYIMAGGGGGTPGEGYGEADSVGGYIQQQSQQLTLQQQSQLQLQQLQQIQLYQHQQLMLYQQQQTMEHRLHSANHSLQATPNSTIHSLGLPTHPRLADLWGSAQVEIVGQMSGPMGDMVGGVVETLGEEPEEESECISEQQEEEETKEDEITLTLEPTLTPSPLREDATPIGGTSPQRARPESMGERIPFVVTPCIVQSLEEKDEEVAEGPIVAVAIN is encoded by the exons ATGGAGGACACCACTTCCATCCTGCCTCGTCTGAAGAGGAACTCCAGCGCCTACGGGATCGGTGCTCTGGCTAAGTCCTCACTGacaggtgtgtcag GCGTGTCCCGTTCCATGAAGGATAAAGTGACAAAGCCCACTGCCATGGCCTCGGGCAAGGTGGCTCACATGATCGAATGGCAGAGCTGGAACACACCATCCACTGGGACTGAAGGGACTGTGGTCGCCAAAATCCCAACCTCGCAACGCGAaaaggataggaggagggagagtgaaatGTACAGTGAACTCAGTGAAGGAGAAAAGGAAGCCCGCTTCACCGCAG GATTAATGGCACAATTTGCCTTATCGGAGGCTACTCTGCTGGGCTGGAGATCTATGGAGGAAGACAGCCTTTGTGCTGGCTCCAACCAAGGCAGTGTGGCACACCTCAGTGAGACCAACCAGGAGAGCATCACCAGCAGAG ATCAGGCGACCCATCACTCCTCGGCCGACGTGTGGCCCAACACCTACGTCGCCCAGGGCCTCTATTGCCTCTCCTCCTCCGACGCCTGGGAGCCAATCAGCAACGATCCATCGGGCGTGGCCTCGCCGGCCGCCTACATCATGGCGGGTGGGGGCGGAGGGACGCCCGGTGAGGGCTACGGCGAGGCGGACAGCGTGGGGGGCTACATCCAGCAGCAGTCCCAACAGCTCACCCTGCAGCAGCAGAGCCAGCTGCAGCTCCAGCAGCTGCAGCAGATCCAGCTGTACCAGCACCAGCAGCTAATGCTCTACCAACAGCAACAG ACAATGGAACACAGACTACACAGTGCAAACCACTCCCTCCAAGCCACGCCCAACAGCACCATCCACAGTCTGGGCCTGCCCACTCACCCTCGCCTGGCTGACCTATGGGGATCCGCGCAGGTGGAGATTGTCGGACAGATGAGCGGGCCAATGGGTGACATGGTTGGGGGTGTGGTTGAGACCTTGGGGGAGGAgccagaggaggagagtgaaTGCATCTCAGAgcaacaggaagaggaggagactaAG GAAGATGAGATTACGTTAACCTTGGAGCCAACTTTGACCCCGTCGCCGCTTAGAGAAGACGCCACCCCGATTGGAGGCACCAGTCCACAACGAGCACGCCCAGAATCAATGGGAGAGCGCATACCCTTTGTGGTCACACCCTGCATAGTCCAATCGTTGGAGGAGAAGGATGAAGAGGTGGCGGAGGGGCCTATTGTTGCCGTGGCAATCAATTGA
- the LOC118398217 gene encoding protein FAM131B-like isoform X6: protein MEDTTSILPRLKRNSSAYGIGALAKSSLTGVSRSMKDKVTKPTAMASGKVAHMIEWQSWNTPSTGTEGTVVAKIPTSQREKDRRRESEMYSELSEGEKEARFTAGLMAQFALSEATLLGWRSMEEDSLCAGSNQGSVAHLSETNQESITSRDQATHHSSADVWPNTYVAQGLYCLSSSDAWEPISNDPSGVASPAAYIMAGGGGGTPGEGYGEADSVGGYIQQQSQQLTLQQQSQLQLQQLQQIQLYQHQQLMLYQQQQTMEHRLHSANHSLQATPNSTIHSLGLPTHPRLADLWGSAQVEIVGQMSGPMGDMVGGVVETLGEEPEEESECISEQQEEEETKEDEITLTLEPTLTPSPLREDATPIGGTSPQRARPESMGERIPFVVTPCIVQSLEEKDEEVAEGPIVAVAIN from the exons ATGGAGGACACCACTTCCATCCTGCCTCGTCTGAAGAGGAACTCCAGCGCCTACGGGATCGGTGCTCTGGCTAAGTCCTCACTGacag GCGTGTCCCGTTCCATGAAGGATAAAGTGACAAAGCCCACTGCCATGGCCTCGGGCAAGGTGGCTCACATGATCGAATGGCAGAGCTGGAACACACCATCCACTGGGACTGAAGGGACTGTGGTCGCCAAAATCCCAACCTCGCAACGCGAaaaggataggaggagggagagtgaaatGTACAGTGAACTCAGTGAAGGAGAAAAGGAAGCCCGCTTCACCGCAG GATTAATGGCACAATTTGCCTTATCGGAGGCTACTCTGCTGGGCTGGAGATCTATGGAGGAAGACAGCCTTTGTGCTGGCTCCAACCAAGGCAGTGTGGCACACCTCAGTGAGACCAACCAGGAGAGCATCACCAGCAGAG ATCAGGCGACCCATCACTCCTCGGCCGACGTGTGGCCCAACACCTACGTCGCCCAGGGCCTCTATTGCCTCTCCTCCTCCGACGCCTGGGAGCCAATCAGCAACGATCCATCGGGCGTGGCCTCGCCGGCCGCCTACATCATGGCGGGTGGGGGCGGAGGGACGCCCGGTGAGGGCTACGGCGAGGCGGACAGCGTGGGGGGCTACATCCAGCAGCAGTCCCAACAGCTCACCCTGCAGCAGCAGAGCCAGCTGCAGCTCCAGCAGCTGCAGCAGATCCAGCTGTACCAGCACCAGCAGCTAATGCTCTACCAACAGCAACAG ACAATGGAACACAGACTACACAGTGCAAACCACTCCCTCCAAGCCACGCCCAACAGCACCATCCACAGTCTGGGCCTGCCCACTCACCCTCGCCTGGCTGACCTATGGGGATCCGCGCAGGTGGAGATTGTCGGACAGATGAGCGGGCCAATGGGTGACATGGTTGGGGGTGTGGTTGAGACCTTGGGGGAGGAgccagaggaggagagtgaaTGCATCTCAGAgcaacaggaagaggaggagactaAG GAAGATGAGATTACGTTAACCTTGGAGCCAACTTTGACCCCGTCGCCGCTTAGAGAAGACGCCACCCCGATTGGAGGCACCAGTCCACAACGAGCACGCCCAGAATCAATGGGAGAGCGCATACCCTTTGTGGTCACACCCTGCATAGTCCAATCGTTGGAGGAGAAGGATGAAGAGGTGGCGGAGGGGCCTATTGTTGCCGTGGCAATCAATTGA